The nucleotide sequence GAAGTCCGAGTTGGTGGTCCATGGCCAGAGCGGTCAGATTCAATACAAGGACAGTCACGGGAACGACACGTTTCCGCCGAAGGGGTAAGCATGGCTAAATGCACAGCTCCAGTCGAAGGCCACCGCTCATCTAGCGCTGCAGCGGCCTGCCCCGCATGCCGTGGCAGCTATGGTCGCCGGTACGGTGGTTACAGCGGTTATGGCAGCGGCTACAGCTCCTCCTATTCATCGGGCGGAAGCTATGGCTACAGCAGCGGCGGCAAATCCAGTGGCGGGGGCAGTTCGAGGCCGCGCTGGTCGCGCGCCAGTTCGTCCGTTTCGTACACACCTGCTCAGGTGGCGTCCCTCACACCGGTACGCGAGGCTGTTGAAAGAGAAGCAGCAGCAAAGCCAGACCTTCGGGATTGCTTCCTCTGCCACGCTTGGGATGACAGGCAAGGATCCGCCAAACAACTGCACGATTTGCTTGAGGCCGCTGGTGTCAAGGTTTGGTTCAGCGAAAAGGATCTTGGCCTTGGCGTGCCGATGATGCGA is from bacterium and encodes:
- a CDS encoding toll/interleukin-1 receptor domain-containing protein translates to MAKCTAPVEGHRSSSAAAACPACRGSYGRRYGGYSGYGSGYSSSYSSGGSYGYSSGGKSSGGGSSRPRWSRASSSVSYTPAQVASLTPVREAVEREAAAKPDLRDCFLCHAWDDRQGSAKQLHDLLEAAGVKVWFSEKDLGLGVPMMRAIDKGLAASKIGLVLVTPALLARLPKEGIADKELSTLLQGNRLVPIVHGTTYTALRDVSPMLASRSGLDTSEDTMAVVATKIAELVSIWS